Proteins encoded within one genomic window of Salmo trutta chromosome 11, fSalTru1.1, whole genome shotgun sequence:
- the LOC115202085 gene encoding leucine-rich repeat transmembrane neuronal protein 1 produces the protein MDFLLIGLYLKWPLRKPPGLILLLWCSLGIMLKMVPSVEGVCPRLCRCDSKLLYCEGLNLTDVPRNLSSALGLSMRENNLTELREGHFAGLSQLTWLYLDHNNIDVVEEGTFDRLRRVKELDLSTNHIESLPNGTFRPLPNLRILDLSYNRLQALEPDLFHGLRKLTNLHLRYNALKFVPVRIFQDCRSMQFLDLGYNQLQSLARNSFAGLFKLTELHLEHNELVKVNLAHFPRLISLRTLYMHNNRATVVVSTLDWTWPFLEKIDLSANEIAYIEPHVFESVPNLKALMLDVNRLTAVEQRILDSWSSLGSITLAGNEWECSRNVCALAQWLSAFQGQRDSQLLCSSPDVAQGEDVLDAVYAFQLCEDGGDQSTTTMSWYPGYTAKDQAWGGPTANPYDPPAAEGGAVVTNSFTVTVANLDDIESTMQIHKVVTGTMALIFSFLIVVLMLYVTWKCFPAGVRQVRQCFSSHRRKQKQKQSMQQMATMSTPEYYVDYKPNHIEGALVIINEYGSCTCQQQPSRECEV, from the coding sequence ATGGATTTCCTTCTAATTGGCTTGTACCTAAAGTGGCCCCTGAGGAAGCCCCCTGGGTTGATACTGTTGCTGTGGTGCTCGCTGGGCATCATGCTCAAAATGGTCCCCTCAGTGGAGGGTGTCTGCCCACGGCTATGCCGCTGCGACAGCAAGCTGCTCTACTGCGAGGGGCTCAATCTCACCGACGTTCCGCGCAACCTGAGCAGCGCCCTGGGCCTGTCCATGCGCGAGAACAACCTGACGGAGTTGCGCGAGGGCCACTTCGCTGGCCTGTCGCAGCTCACCTGGCTCTACTTGGATCATAACAACATCGACGTGGTGGAGGAGGGCACCTTCGACAGGCTGCGCCGAGTCAAGGAACTCGACCTGAGCACCAACCATATCGAGAGCCTGCCCAATGGCACCTTCAGGCCCCTCCCCAACCTACGCATCCTGGACCTATCGTACAACAGGCTGCAGGCGCTGGAACCCGACCTGTTCCACGGCCTGAGGAAGCTAACCAATTTGCATTTGCGCTACAACGCCCTCAAGTTTGTCCCAGTGAGAATCTTCCAGGACTGCCGGAGCATGCAGTTCCTGGACCTGGGCTACAACCAGCTTCAGAGCCTGGCGCGGAACTCCTTCGCTGGGCTCTTCAAGCTCACCGAGCTGCACCTGGAGCACAATGAGCTGGTCAAAGTCAACCTGGCCCACTTCCCCCGCCTCATCTCCCTGCGCACGCTCTACATGCACAACAACCGAGCTACCGTTGTGGTCAGCACCCTGGACTGGACCTGGCCTTTCCTGGAGAAGATCGACCTGTCGGCAAATGAGATCGCATACATCGAGCCACACGTCTTCGAGAGTGTGCCCAACCTCAAGGCCCTCATGCTGGATGTCAACCGGCTGACGGCCGTGGAGCAGCGCATCCTGGATTCGTGGTCGTCCCTGGGCAGCATCACTTTGGCAGGCAACGAGTGGGAATGCAGCCGCAACGTGTGTGCCCTTGCCCAGTGGCTGAGCGCCTTCCAGGGCCAGCGGGACAGCCAGCTGCTGTGTTCCAGCCCGGACGTGGCGCAGGGCGAGGACGTACTGGATGCGGTCTACGCCTTCCAGCTGTGCGAGGATGGCGGCGACCAGTCCACCACGACCATGagctggtacccaggctacaccGCCAAGGACCAGGCCTGGGGCGGCCCCACGGCCAATCCCTACGATCCGCCAGCCGCCGAGGGCGGCGCAGTCGTCACCAATTCCTTCACGGTGACAGTGGCTAACCTCGACGACATAGAGAGCACCATGCAGATCCACAAGGTGGTGACGGGCACCATGGCGCTCATCTTCTCCTTCCTCATTGTGGTGCTGATGCTCTACGTGACCTGGAAGTGTTTCCCGGCGGGCGTGCGGCAGGTGCGCCAGTGCTTCAGCAGCCATCGACGCAAGCAGAAGCAGAAGCAGAGCATGCAGCAGATGGCCACCATGTCTACGCCGGAGTACTACGTCGACTACAAGCCCAACCACATCGAGGGGGCCCTGGTCATTATCAACGAGTATGGCTCCTGCACCTGCCAGCAGCAGCCGTCCCGGGAGTGCGAGGTCTGA